From the Acidovorax carolinensis genome, one window contains:
- the rlmH gene encoding 23S rRNA (pseudouridine(1915)-N(3))-methyltransferase RlmH encodes MKLLIVAVGQRVPDWAQTAYDDYAKRFPPELKVELKAVKTEPRGSKTLETLYAAERERIEAAISSGASRGTRVVALDERGTNLTTKALAERLKGWQLGGDDVALVIGGPDGLDPAFRQGAHERIRLSDLTLPHAMVRVLLIEQLYRAWSVNAGHPYHRE; translated from the coding sequence ATGAAGCTGCTGATCGTGGCCGTGGGCCAGCGCGTGCCCGACTGGGCGCAGACGGCGTATGACGATTACGCCAAGCGGTTTCCGCCCGAGCTCAAGGTCGAGCTCAAGGCCGTCAAGACCGAACCGCGCGGCTCCAAGACCCTGGAGACGCTCTACGCCGCCGAGCGCGAGCGCATCGAAGCGGCGATATCGTCAGGTGCATCGCGTGGCACGCGCGTGGTGGCACTGGACGAACGTGGCACCAACCTGACCACCAAGGCCCTGGCCGAGCGCCTGAAAGGCTGGCAACTGGGCGGCGACGATGTGGCACTGGTCATCGGTGGCCCGGACGGGCTGGACCCGGCCTTTCGCCAGGGTGCACATGAACGCATCCGCCTGTCGGACCTGACCTTGCCCCACGCCATGGTGCGCGTGCTGCTCATCGAGCAGCTGTACCGCGCCTGGTCGGTAAACGCCGGGCACCCGTACCACCGCGAATGA